The sequence TTCGACTTCATCGCTTGCCGCAATGTGGTTATCTACTTCACGGAAGAAGCCAAAGAAATGCTTTATAAAAAGTTTACCGACTCCTTGCGCCCCGGAGGAATCCTCTTTACCGGCAGTACGGAACATCTCTTCGGACTAAATCATCTGGGCCTCAAACCGGTCTCCTCCTTCTTCTATCAAAAACAATAGCGGCTCATGTTAAGTAAACCAAATGGAGAGAGTGCTGACAAGTAAGCACTCTCTCCTTTGCTATTTGAAATATTTTATCAAATAATTCTGTTCTGTTTTGCATCATACTTGAAATCTCTCGCCAAGTTCTTTAAGTCTCTCGGCCATTTCATGGAGACCACTAATTGATCCGGCAACTTCTTGAACCGATGCCGACTGTTGTTCAGTGGCGGCTGCAATAGTCTGAGCATTATAAGATACCTGCTCCACATTCTTTTCAGATAATGCGATTGTCTCGACAACCTCTTCGCTTTCCGTGGCCAATTGTTTGGTTTCAGTCGTAATATTCTTAGCTTTATCTGTCACTAATAAGGCCGCTTCTTGAATCTCCACAAAGGATCGTCCAGCATTTTTTACCAGCTTAGCGCCTTCTGCAATTGCACCAGCTTCGGTTAAGATGGATTTGGTAACATTTTCCATCTCATTCTGGATCTCACTGACGATTGTTTTAATTTCCTTCGCAGCCTCAGTGGCTCCTTCAGCAAGTTGCCGCACTTCCTCTGCCACTACAGAAAACCCTCGCCCATTCTCACCGGCTCTCGCTGCCTCTATAGCAGCATTTAAGGCAAGAAGATTCGTCTGTGCAGCTATCCCGGCAATTACTTCAGTGATTTGACCAACTTTCTGAGAATTGTTTTCGAGGAGAATAACTTCATTCTCCATGGCTTTGGATTGGCTTAAAATTGTGTTCATTTGACTAACCGCAGATTCTATCTTTTGAACACCGGAATCAGCTTTTTGAGCCGTCTGATTGGATAATTCATAAACCCCTTGTGAATTACCGGAAATCCCTCTGATTCCTTCGGTCATCCTCTTCACTGAATCTGCCATAAGTTTAGTGTTAGCTTGAACATGTTGAACCATGGAAGCTACCCCTTGAACACCATTGGTAATTTCTTCGCTTGCCTTCGCCAAATAATCGATGTTTGTCGAAAACTGTCCCGTCGACAGAGCTAACTCTTCTGAACTCGCATTTGTCCCCTGAATGTGAGCCCTTAATCCAACAATCATTTCATTATAGGCCTTTAACATTTCTCCAATTTCGCCTTTTGCATCCACTTTGTGTTCATGTCGGAAATCTCCAGCGGCTACTTCTTTCAAAAGTTGAGATGTTATAACAATAGGTTTAATCATTGACCCTGCTGCAATATGCCCGATTATGGCTGCCAATAGAGTGCTGGCAATTAAGATACCGATTGATATTCTCAATAAATCATTCCGTGCTGCCATGCTCTCATTGGCTTTAATTGTGATTGCATACTGCCCGATTTCCTCATCATTAATATCCTTCAACGGGGCATAACTTGTCAGATAGGACTCACCATTCTGGCTGTAATGCGAGACTGAGCCATTAGTCCCCCCTTCGGAAAATGCTTCATTGGTAGATAATTTTCCCCCATTATTTACGGTCACGGATATTTCTGCACCGGTCAATTGCTTAACTGTTTCTATTTGTTCCTCGGTAAGGTAGTGACCGAATACGATATAGCCCGCTTTTTCTCCAGTCCCCTTGTTTTTGAAGAACCTGAGCTACACCGACAAAAGCTAATCCTTTTTGAGCTTGATAGATTCCGGATAATATCTTTTCACCAGATTCTGCCCTTCTGAGGAGGGGATGATTAGTTATATCACCGGAATAACTCTCCTCCCCAAAAGAATTCAGGATTGTACCCCTTGCATCTGCAGTAAATCCAAAATCAACCTCAAAATCATCCGCTGCAATGTTTACATTTTCGACAATCCAAGAGACATCTTTTGTTTGAAAAGCTGCAAAGGATTCATCCCAAAAACCATAAGTCTTTACAGCTTGCTCCATGTTTCGGCCGATAACCGACATGGTTTTGGATGAGGCCTGGGCAGCAAAGGTGGCTTGTTCATGCTCAGTTTTAGATAAATCATTATTGACTGCCCAATATGTAATTCCGCCCCCGATTATGACAGGAATTAAGGCAAAGGCTATTAAAACAAGAAATATTCTAACTCTAATAGACATACTATTAACCTCACTTTGGTCGATATTTAATTATATATTTCATGGTAGACGCAAAATCCGTACCCATAGTGAAACCTCAAAATTGGTAACTTATCTTTTATGAAAACAAAAGCATTTAGGTTCTATTGTAATATATCTGTTTAGCAGGAAAAACAACTAAATTATACTCCTTTCGACTAATATCGATTATAATCACATGTTTCTTCACGAAGTGTTGTTATTCCTTCTTAAACCTAAAAATTATTAAAAGAAAACCCCGTGTGGTAATTCATCGATAAATCAATCAAGGGCTCTGACTCATAATTATGAGTCAGAGCCCTTTAAGCCCTTAAATTACTTAGGTCAGTGATGTAGTACACTCTCTTTCATACTGTCGAACAAACTCCTCAAGTTGATAAGTAACCCCTTTACCTTTAAACTCCAATGATACCTGCTGGGCATTCGGATTAAAACCGATAAACTTCATTCCGAGTAATTTGGCCATTTTGGATAATTCAATCCTCGCACCACGCCCGAAATCTTGTAAATGCATCCAACAACACGCCCCTTTTTCTAGTCTGGTCATGACTTCAAAAAGATAATGGTATCCCATTTTGGAACGCAGAAGTTATTAAGGTGGAACTTTAAATGATTTGGTTGATTTGATTTAACATTAGCTTAACATATCCTATTCAGGATATCCAGAGAACTAACCTTATCTAATATTCGATTTTTTAATTGATTTACCCATTTAGTTTCATGTTTGCCCCCATAGTCCCAATACGCTCATACCTGCTAAAATCAGCAAACAACCTAGGATCTTAGGCAGTGTCAGATCTTCTTGAAGGAATAGGGTTCCATACATAATAGCAATTACATAGCCTAATGAGACTAAGGGATAAGCATAACTAAGTTCCCAGCGCGAGATCACCACAAGCCAAAGAATGGAACTCACACCAAAACATGCAAAACCGCTAAAGATTGCCGGAGTAAGAATTATTGATCCCAGTTGTCTCCATATTCCTGTAACAGAAACTTTACCATACTCAACCATACCTAAACGAAATAAAAACTGCCCTGTAGCCCCTAAAACAATGGAAAATAAAGCAATGACTAAAGGGCGAACCTCTAAAATTGAAGACATGAAATCGTAACTCCTTGAAATTTTCTACTTTATCTAAAGTTGATATCAATTAAGTTTTCTCAAACTGCCCTTGATTTATACTTATGTTTCTCTATATTTAATTCAATTATAAATATGCTTGTCTGACTATTAAATATTTGTTAATTCGGTTCCGGCTAAAAAACACATCGCGTCATAACTCCAATAGCAATGGGCCGATAACCCTGCAAAGGAGTCATCGACCCATTAAATATGCTGAACTATAGACTAGTTTAGTTTAGCTCTAGGCTAGTAAAGCTGCCCCAAAAGCAGCGGTAAGCTCAGGTTCGGAAGGAATAACAATACTCCCCTTCAACTCTTGCTCAAGGAACTTAACAAGCAGCACATAATGGGCACCACCGCCGGTGAAAATTAAGGTTTCCGGCTGACCCATGGACTGGACAAAATTCGAAAGGCGTTTGGCAGTGCTTTTAAAAAGCCCGGCAACTACTTCCGGTTTGGGAACCCCTTTGGCAAGCATGGTAATAACCTCAGATTCGGCAAATACAGTACACATAGAATTAATCGCCATTGGCTTGGCCTCTGCTGCCAAATCCATCTCTGCGGGGGTTAGATCAAGCCCTTTAAGAATAACATCCAGAAAGCGACCTGTGCCCGCGGCACATTTATCGTTCATAATGAACTGGACTATTTTTCCCGCTGAATTCTTCTTAATAACCTTGGCATCCTGCCCGCCCAAATCAAGAATAAACGGGTATTCCGGAAAATCCTCGTGACAGCCTCGACCTTGACAGGTGATCTCAGTAATTACCCTTCCCTCAGGGAAGTTAACTCTGCCATAGCCAGTGACTACAAGCTTATCGATTTTCTCCTCTACCCTTTCATTATACTCTTTCAGTAAGGCAATACCGGCTTGTACCGAATCAAAGCGAGAAGGTACAACTTGACAGTACGCTCTTTCCTCTTGGTTCAATACCACCAATTTAGTGTTAACTGAACCCAGATCTAAGCCGGCACGTCTCATCCCCGGATCATCTCTATCAGGGCTTCAATCCTAGTCAGTAGTTGGCCTTGATCTTCTTCAGAAAAGTCACTTTCTAAACGCAAGAAAGGTATTTCTTGCTTCTCCATTTCTTTCCCAACGAAATAACCTTCCACGCCATAAGGCTGGCAGAACTGCAGGTTGAAATCTATCACTGCATCTGCCTTTAAGTTCTTAGCCATCGTTACGATATCCTCCAAGCGACCTTGATTAGGAGTGAAGCAAGCACAATTCACCTTCAATGGGCGCTTGGAGATGTTTGCTAGCATATCTGTAAGGGTATCTGCGGGTTCTGTCAGATCTTTAAAATAACGTTCCCCAGTACAAGTCTCTTCCCCAACGACCACTCCCCCAGCCTTTTCAATTAAAGCATGCAGCTTCCAGGCCGGGAGAGGTTGGGGAGTACCCGTCACTAAAATTCGTGGTGCATCAGCCGGGGCTGCTCCAACTTTGGCCTTAACCCGCTCATCAAGCTCATCACATAAAGCATTAACTTGAGCCGCAAAACGTACCGGATCATCAAAGAACGAAAGTTGATTTATTAGTAGAACATCTAAGCCATGTATAGGAGCAGGATTGTGTTTTCTTAGATCTGCCAACCTTTGCAGAGCTTTCCGCTTATTGTTAATCTTCTCTATTCCTTGAGCAAGATTTTCTTTAGTTAATTCAACTTGGGTCTCACCTTCGATAAAGGAGGCAAATTCTCGTACTTCTTCTTCCCAAAGACGTGCATCCTTCTCATTTTTCTTTTGAGGAAGTTCCATTACGTAGGTTGGGATATGTTCATTTAAGAGTTCCCAGGCCTTCTTCTTGCCATCACAGGTAGTCTCACCAATGACCCAATCGGAAACCTGAAAATACGGGCAAATTCGATCTAATTTGAAGCCCATTGTTGACTTAATAAGCGGACATAGGTTGCGTGGCAGAACCTTTTCCCCTGAGGGAACCGTAAACTGGGCACCGGCACATAAACCGATACTGGCACTGCCGGTTGCTACGACAATTTCTTCAGGGACGTAGACACAAAAGGTAGAGAATACCTTAGCGCCGGCTTCTTTCATGGCATAAAGCTCATGGACACGAATGCCATGGACATCTCCCACGACAGCATCAAAATATCCCATTCCGGTGGGACGATTTTCTCTGTTCAAAAAAAGTTCAGTAAATATCTGGGGCACCGGAGCTAAAAATTCATCATGCTTATCTAGGTCCATGTTCAAACGTTCCCATAACTCTCTGTTCTCCATTAATTGTTTTCCCCCTTAATAAAATCTATAGATACAAGTTAATTAATTATATCACGTTATTGTTATGCTATTATATAACCCAGTAGTAATTTTACATACAAATTAGGCCATCAATTACCCTTCATTGCTGGCACAGATACATAAATGAATTTGAAATGTTCAGTAATTTATGATATATTTTTCTAGAATGTGAAAACTTTCATAACATTATGACTATGTGGGAATAAGGGAGGAAAATGAAGAATGAGCGCCAGAGATGAATTACAGGAACTTGTCGAAAAGATGAATGCCAACCCCCAACATATTGCTTCTGAAAAAGACCGCATCTATCAGATTAATCTTGAGGAAAGTGGCCCGCTGCAAATTGTGTTTAAAGCAGGTCAGGTGCAAGTTGTCGAAGGAGCTGCTCCGGATGCAGAAGTAACTTTGATAATGAACGAAAAAAACTTCTCAAAAATGTTAAAAGATAAGTTAAATACTACAATGGCCTTTATGACAGGGGGATTAAAGGTTGAAGGAAAAATGGGCCTGGCTTTAAAGCTACAGGAGATCGTGAAATTATATCAGTAGTTATTTTGTTACGATTCTAAATGAACGAATGTTCATTCATTAAATAATCTTATTACAACCTCCTCTCCATGTACATTCCATTCCTCAAAATTTTGAGATGCACACGTTTAAACTCACACAAAAACCCTGGGAGATCATCTTTCCCAGGGTTAACTTTTTAAATTGGATAAAGGTTATGGCTCTTCCTGTATTTAAATTCTTTCAGGAAAAACTGAAGGGAAACGGTTAAGCATATTAATGCCCTAACCAGTTTCCCACGGATTGCGAAGTCACCCATAAGCCGAGTTCTGTACCTCTTAAAAGAGGTGATGATCATCTATCTCGAACCGCCGTTACCGACGGCCTCTAGCGACCTTACCCGGGAACAAAAACGGGCCGTTCATCGTTCCCCTATTCGGTCTTGCTCCAGGTGGGGTTTACATGGCCAGCCAGTCACCTGACTGCCGGTGAGCTCTTACCTCGCCTTTCCACCCTTACCTACTCGGAAGTCAGTAGACCTCCGCTATCGGCGGTATATCTCTGTTGCACTTTCCTTGGGGTTTCCCCCACTGGGCGTTACCCAGCACCTTGCCCTATGGAGCTCGGACTTTCCTCAGAGACGATCTTTCGATCCCTGTCTCCGCGATCATCTGGTTGACTTCGCTTTGTTATATTACTAAAAAAAATTGATTTGGTCAAATGGAGAGTTTTGGGTAATCAATTGACTTTTGACTTTTGCTCGTTCATTTCTTCAATTTGATCATCAATATCCATTAGTTCTGTCAGCCATTTTGCTCTATTAGCGTTATCCTGAAGAATATTAGCCAAAACCTTTTCCCGTTGGAGTCTCAAAATTTCAGTGCGATTCATCATTGTTGCATTTCTCCTTTCAAAATCGATTGTATCGAAGGACCTGTTAATTTCTAAATAGCACCTAGAACGCATATTATTTAGAAAGAACTTTATTATCAGATAATTCCTTACAACAGTATAGTAATATATTTCACAATTACTGTCAAGTGGTAATAATTTCTTTCACAAACTAAATCTCTGTTTCTATCCCTTTATAATTAAAATATCCTATGAAGCCATACCCTGACTCCATAGGATATTTATTATTTCCACGGCGAGCGATTTCTTGAACTGACTAAGATCTCAATTCCTTGAAGGGCTTTCTCTGCTGATAGAAAATCTTTCAATAGTTTTAACATCGGGGCCTCAGTCAAAAAATGTCCTAGATCTCCGATAGCCATTCCTCCTTCAAGAGCATCAAGAGCCGCATGATGGTCTACATCACCTGTAATCAGTAAGTCAGCTCCTTTAAACAATGCTTTCGGAACGAAACGGCCTCCACTTCCATTAACAATGGCTACTTTTCTAATTTCTTGATCTAAAGAGCCTGCCAAGCGAACTCCGGTAAGATCATAGGCTTGAGCATAGATTTGCGCTTGCTTCAATTTGTCAAGAAACTTCGACCATAAATCACTTAACTTTTGAGGATGCCTTAAATACCCTGAAACTCCATAGCCATGTTCCTGAGTATCATTACGGTTAGGATTAAAGTCATATACTCGCTCCAAATATTCCATCTTATCCAGCTCCAGCAATTCTCCTAAAATGGAACTGGAGGATAGTCTGGACTGATCCAAATTCGTGTGGGCAGCATAATAGGCTATATCATTTTTAAATAAGCTTAATGGAACTTGTGCTGCAGCATTATCTGATCTTAGGTTTTTGAGGGGACGGAAAATTAGCGGGTGATGAGCTACAATAAGCTGAGCTCCATATTCTTTAGCTTCTTCGATAACATCTAAAGTACAGTCCAGCGTCAGCATTATTCGTTCAACAGGCTTCGATCCGCTTCCAACCAGCAAGCCAACATTGTCCCACTCTTCAGCCCAAGATTTTGGCGCAATCTTTTCAATCACCTGGGCGACTAAGCCAACTGTTACTGCCATGAACTCAATCCCTCCACTAATGTCAATTTATATGAAACTTCTCTGATCTTCTCGATAATCTCCGGACTGTTGGATTTTTTCATCTGTTTCATTTGGATCAACAATCTGTCACGATATTCGTTGAATTGCTTAGTTAAAAGCTCTTTATGTCCTTCCAAAATCAGTGGGCCAAACTGCCAAACCAATATATGTACTATACTTTGAAACTCCTTCTCCGTCATCTGCTCTTTCTCTGCCAGAGGGTATAGACGCTGTGCCCAAACCGTTTCTCTCTCTTGAAGTTCATCTAAGCCCCATCCCGATTCCTTAGAAAAAGCCATTACAACATAAATTCTCTCATCTTCTTCTACTAACCTCTCAAACCCTAACTTCCATCCTTGCTCTAATAAAGTTAAGCGAACAGCCCCTTCGGCACCCTGAGGTTGAAGGATAAGGTTAGAAATCCCCTTCATAACATCCGGTCGAGCAGAAAAAATCTCTAACATAGTTCTGCCGCCCATTCCGGCAAGGGTCAAGGTATTCACTTCCCCAACCTCCAGGGGCATTAACCCATCACCAAATCTAACGTCGAGAGAGTCTCCAAGTTTACGACTTTTCACTGCAGTTAAAGCAGATTTATAAGGCCCTTCATGTACGTCTATAGCCACTGCTTTAGCAATCTTTTCGGTCTCATAAAGGAAGATCGGCAAATAGGCATGATCTGTCCCTATATCTCCTAGGATTGAACCCTCGGGTACTAAGGAGGCTACCGCCTGAAGACGGGGACCTAAACTAACTGATACTGTCATATTTTCACCTCATCAAGGAAACTAGCTCAAAATTTATCTCTTAATCACAAGATGATATCATAATTTATAGAATTTATCCACGTGCTGTGAGAAGAGTCCCACGTCTAACGATAGTATAAGTGGGGGAGATTCGTTCACCATCCTAAATCTATTATATCCAAAAAGAAGGCCCCTAGGGACATAGATATCTGACTTTAAAGACAATTAGCATGTCCAACAAATCGACAGCGCTGTCGAATTGTTGGACATGCTCTGAATGGTTTATTTTAGCCAAATTAAACAAGCTTCCATCATTGTAAAATTACTACTGGGTTAGAAACATTAAAGGTGCAGCTCTAATAAATATCTGAGGATACTTATTAGAACTGCACCTACTTTTTTTATTGATTGATTTATTTATTTATTCTTTATTCATTACACCCATTCGAGAATAAGCGGATGTTCCTACCGTCAAGTAATGACTGCCACCGACTACTTCAAGCAACTCCACCACTGGAGGCTAACCTTTGCTCCTCCGAATTAACCATAACCTCAATTAAGTAAGGACGATAAGCACTAAATCCCCTCGTTAATGCACCTGGTATCTGATTAATTCTTTCAACGGATTCAGCCTCGACTCCTAAGCCTTTGGCTGCTGAAACAAAGTCTAATCCATTTTGACGGCTTTGATCATGATTAAAGACTAGGATGACAATCGGAATTAAATTTTTTGCTGCCGTGGCCAGCTCTTGAAGAGAAATACTTAGACTTGCATCCTCCATAATGTTTATGACCTGACGTTGGGGATAAGCCAGCTGAGCCCCCATTGATGCACCAAGTCCCCATCCTTTACTGCCTGCACAACCAGTGATTAAAAAAGTTCTTGACTCATACATTTCATTTAATTGTGAAGCCCAAAGTTGACTTAATTCAGAATCCAGCGCCACAATTGCATCCGGTCGGAGTCCTTTCCTAACCTCTAAAATCGCTTGCAGAGATTTCGAAGGATTCTCTGTAAAATTGGTTTGGCGAGCGATTCTTGCTTTTTCTTTTTGCAGGGCTACGATTCTATCCATCGCCTCAGTCTTAGGCTTATATTTGCAGCCTAAGATATAGCTGCTGAAGCTTTGTATAAAGCCTTTAATATCTGAAACTATTGTCAAATCTACCGGAGCAGATTCTGAAAGGTTATCATCTTCCTTATTAACGTTAATAACCTTACGCTCTTCAGTAAGTAAAGTTATTTCTCCCATACTTCGATAGTCGAATCTTCCACCTAAATTTATAATAAGGTCTGCCTCTGAAATTGTTTTATTGCCCAGGGGGGTTTGACAGATAGTTCCTACCATTCCTGCATAAAGAGGGTGGTAATTAGGGAATCCTTCCTTACCAAGGATTGAGGAAACTACCGGGATCTGCAAAAGTTGAGCCAGCCTTACCAGATCTTCCGCCGCCCTTCCTGCAATTCCCCCGCCAACCATAATAACAGGTCTTTTCGCTTCCTCTAACATTTTATAGACTATTTCCAGTTGACTATCTGTTGCTTGACCTAAATTATTTGGCACTTGCTTCTCTTCTTTGAAATATTCCTTCAGGTTTAACTTTAGCTGCCCTAGCTGAATATTAACAGGAATATCTATTAAGACAGGTCCCTTCCTGCCCATGTTTGCCAGCTTCCATGCCTCATTCATTACCCTTGGCAGATCATCTGTCTCTGTGACAAGATAAGCAGCTTTCGTAACCGGTTTGGCCATTTCAACAATTGGAGCTTCCTGAAAAGCTTCTTTTCCTATTAAATCTGTCTCAACTTGACCAGTAAAGGCAATTAAGGGAACAGAATCCCCATAGGCACTATATAGACCTGTCAGGAAGTTAGTTGCACCAGGGCCTGAAGCAGCAGCACAGATCCCTACTTTTCCCGTTGATCTAGCGTATCCATCCGCCATGAAAATTGCAGTTTGTTCATGCCTTACACTAATCGAGCGCATAAGATCCTGCCCCAGCACCGCGTCATAAAAGGGTAAAATTGCCGCTCCAGGAATCCCATAGATCTGAGTCACTCCCTTATGTTCTAAGAACTTTACGATGAATTGTGCCCCAGTCATTTCAGCATCTTTTTCTAGCTCATCAGCAAAATAGTGTTTCACCTGTCCTTCTAATTCCCAGCGCGTCATGGTCGTCTCCCCCTTCTAATCCACTTCAAATCAGATTGTAAGCAATCTGAAAAATCATCTCAATTATTG comes from Desulfosporosinus meridiei DSM 13257 and encodes:
- a CDS encoding methyl-accepting chemotaxis protein, whose protein sequence is MTGAEISVTVNNGGKLSTNEAFSEGGTNGSVSHYSQNGESYLTSYAPLKDINDEEIGQYAITIKANESMAARNDLLRISIGILIASTLLAAIIGHIAAGSMIKPIVITSQLLKEVAAGDFRHEHKVDAKGEIGEMLKAYNEMIVGLRAHIQGTNASSEELALSTGQFSTNIDYLAKASEEITNGVQGVASMVQHVQANTKLMADSVKRMTEGIRGISGNSQGVYELSNQTAQKADSGVQKIESAVSQMNTILSQSKAMENEVILLENNSQKVGQITEVIAGIAAQTNLLALNAAIEAARAGENGRGFSVVAEEVRQLAEGATEAAKEIKTIVSEIQNEMENVTKSILTEAGAIAEGAKLVKNAGRSFVEIQEAALLVTDKAKNITTETKQLATESEEVVETIALSEKNVEQVSYNAQTIAAATEQQSASVQEVAGSISGLHEMAERLKELGERFQV
- a CDS encoding CHASE4 domain-containing protein, with protein sequence MSIRVRIFLVLIAFALIPVIIGGGITYWAVNNDLSKTEHEQATFAAQASSKTMSVIGRNMEQAVKTYGFWDESFAAFQTKDVSWIVENVNIAADDFEVDFGFTADARGTILNSFGEESYSGDITNHPLLRRAESGEKILSGIYQAQKGLAFVGVAQVLQKQGDWRKSGLYRIRSLPYRGTNRNS
- a CDS encoding EamA family transporter; this translates as MSSILEVRPLVIALFSIVLGATGQFLFRLGMVEYGKVSVTGIWRQLGSIILTPAIFSGFACFGVSSILWLVVISRWELSYAYPLVSLGYVIAIMYGTLFLQEDLTLPKILGCLLILAGMSVLGLWGQT
- a CDS encoding acyl-CoA dehydratase activase — translated: MRRAGLDLGSVNTKLVVLNQEERAYCQVVPSRFDSVQAGIALLKEYNERVEEKIDKLVVTGYGRVNFPEGRVITEITCQGRGCHEDFPEYPFILDLGGQDAKVIKKNSAGKIVQFIMNDKCAAGTGRFLDVILKGLDLTPAEMDLAAEAKPMAINSMCTVFAESEVITMLAKGVPKPEVVAGLFKSTAKRLSNFVQSMGQPETLIFTGGGAHYVLLVKFLEQELKGSIVIPSEPELTAAFGAALLA
- a CDS encoding double-cubane-cluster-containing anaerobic reductase; the encoded protein is MENRELWERLNMDLDKHDEFLAPVPQIFTELFLNRENRPTGMGYFDAVVGDVHGIRVHELYAMKEAGAKVFSTFCVYVPEEIVVATGSASIGLCAGAQFTVPSGEKVLPRNLCPLIKSTMGFKLDRICPYFQVSDWVIGETTCDGKKKAWELLNEHIPTYVMELPQKKNEKDARLWEEEVREFASFIEGETQVELTKENLAQGIEKINNKRKALQRLADLRKHNPAPIHGLDVLLINQLSFFDDPVRFAAQVNALCDELDERVKAKVGAAPADAPRILVTGTPQPLPAWKLHALIEKAGGVVVGEETCTGERYFKDLTEPADTLTDMLANISKRPLKVNCACFTPNQGRLEDIVTMAKNLKADAVIDFNLQFCQPYGVEGYFVGKEMEKQEIPFLRLESDFSEEDQGQLLTRIEALIEMIRG
- a CDS encoding SCP2 sterol-binding domain-containing protein, which codes for MSARDELQELVEKMNANPQHIASEKDRIYQINLEESGPLQIVFKAGQVQVVEGAAPDAEVTLIMNEKNFSKMLKDKLNTTMAFMTGGLKVEGKMGLALKLQEIVKLYQ
- a CDS encoding Nif3-like dinuclear metal center hexameric protein → MAVTVGLVAQVIEKIAPKSWAEEWDNVGLLVGSGSKPVERIMLTLDCTLDVIEEAKEYGAQLIVAHHPLIFRPLKNLRSDNAAAQVPLSLFKNDIAYYAAHTNLDQSRLSSSSILGELLELDKMEYLERVYDFNPNRNDTQEHGYGVSGYLRHPQKLSDLWSKFLDKLKQAQIYAQAYDLTGVRLAGSLDQEIRKVAIVNGSGGRFVPKALFKGADLLITGDVDHHAALDALEGGMAIGDLGHFLTEAPMLKLLKDFLSAEKALQGIEILVSSRNRSPWK
- a CDS encoding tRNA (adenine(22)-N(1))-methyltransferase — its product is MTVSVSLGPRLQAVASLVPEGSILGDIGTDHAYLPIFLYETEKIAKAVAIDVHEGPYKSALTAVKSRKLGDSLDVRFGDGLMPLEVGEVNTLTLAGMGGRTMLEIFSARPDVMKGISNLILQPQGAEGAVRLTLLEQGWKLGFERLVEEDERIYVVMAFSKESGWGLDELQERETVWAQRLYPLAEKEQMTEKEFQSIVHILVWQFGPLILEGHKELLTKQFNEYRDRLLIQMKQMKKSNSPEIIEKIREVSYKLTLVEGLSSWQ
- a CDS encoding thiamine pyrophosphate-binding protein, with protein sequence MTRWELEGQVKHYFADELEKDAEMTGAQFIVKFLEHKGVTQIYGIPGAAILPFYDAVLGQDLMRSISVRHEQTAIFMADGYARSTGKVGICAAASGPGATNFLTGLYSAYGDSVPLIAFTGQVETDLIGKEAFQEAPIVEMAKPVTKAAYLVTETDDLPRVMNEAWKLANMGRKGPVLIDIPVNIQLGQLKLNLKEYFKEEKQVPNNLGQATDSQLEIVYKMLEEAKRPVIMVGGGIAGRAAEDLVRLAQLLQIPVVSSILGKEGFPNYHPLYAGMVGTICQTPLGNKTISEADLIINLGGRFDYRSMGEITLLTEERKVINVNKEDDNLSESAPVDLTIVSDIKGFIQSFSSYILGCKYKPKTEAMDRIVALQKEKARIARQTNFTENPSKSLQAILEVRKGLRPDAIVALDSELSQLWASQLNEMYESRTFLITGCAGSKGWGLGASMGAQLAYPQRQVINIMEDASLSISLQELATAAKNLIPIVILVFNHDQSRQNGLDFVSAAKGLGVEAESVERINQIPGALTRGFSAYRPYLIEVMVNSEEQRLASSGGVA